One genomic segment of Pseudomonas fortuita includes these proteins:
- a CDS encoding excinuclease ABC subunit UvrA, with protein sequence MPSRPTSPSGFVRVRGAREHNLKNIDVDVPRDALVVFTGVSGSGKSSLAFSTLYAEAQRRYFESVAPYARRLIDQVGVPDVDAIDGLPPAVALQQQRGTPSARSSVGSVTTLSSSIRMLYSRAGHYPDGQAMLYAEDFSPNTPQGACPECHGLGRVYEVTEATMVPDPSLTIRERAVAAWPMAWQGQNQRDILVTLGYDVDIPWRDLPQAQRDWILFTEDTPTAPVYAGLTPAQTREALKRKQEPSYQGTFMGARRYVLHTFMHSQSAQMRKRVAQYMRPSPCPLCQGKRLKREALGVTFAGLDIAELSHLSLQALAEVFRKVAAAGYLTHQQDELTLEKRLAAQRIANELLERIDTLLDLGLGYLALERSTPTLSSGELQRLRLATQLNSQLFGVIYVLDEPSAGLHPADSEALFEALQRLKHAGNSVYVVEHDLDTMRRADWLVDVGPAAGEHGGTILYSGPPAGLAEVEPSRTRAYLFSAPARTTREPRQARDWLKLEGITRNNLHNVSAAFPLGCFTAVTGISGSGKSSLVSQALLELVGAHLGHAEQRSEAEEQSLEDAPELASSGHVSAGLGSIKRLVQVDQKPIGRTPRSNLATYTGLFDHVRKLFAATDQAKAKGFDAGRFSFNVAKGRCANCEGEGFVSVELLFMPSVYAPCPTCHGARYNPETLAVSWQGMNIAQVLQLTVDQALQVFAEQPPARRCLQVLQDIGLGYLRLGQPATELSGGEAQRIKLATELQRTARGATLYVLDEPTNGLHPQDIDRLLVQLNRLVEAGHSVVVVEHDMRVVAQSDWVIDIGPGAGDAGGKVVVSGPPKVVAACADSRTAAFLAKAL encoded by the coding sequence ATGCCTTCACGCCCAACCTCCCCCAGCGGCTTCGTCCGCGTACGCGGTGCCCGCGAGCACAACCTGAAGAACATCGATGTGGATGTTCCACGCGATGCCTTGGTGGTATTCACTGGCGTCTCCGGCTCGGGCAAGTCCTCGCTGGCCTTTTCCACGCTTTATGCCGAAGCCCAGCGCCGCTACTTCGAGTCGGTGGCGCCCTATGCCCGGCGCCTTATCGATCAGGTTGGCGTGCCCGACGTCGATGCCATCGACGGCCTGCCGCCGGCGGTAGCCCTGCAGCAGCAACGCGGCACGCCAAGCGCACGTTCCTCGGTGGGCAGCGTAACCACCTTGTCCAGCTCGATCCGTATGCTGTACTCGCGCGCCGGCCACTACCCGGACGGGCAAGCGATGCTGTACGCCGAGGACTTTTCGCCGAATACGCCCCAGGGCGCCTGCCCAGAGTGCCATGGCTTGGGCCGGGTCTACGAGGTGACCGAAGCAACCATGGTCCCCGACCCGTCGCTGACCATCCGCGAGCGTGCGGTGGCGGCGTGGCCCATGGCCTGGCAAGGCCAGAACCAGCGCGACATCCTGGTGACGTTGGGTTATGACGTTGACATTCCCTGGCGCGACCTGCCGCAGGCGCAGCGCGACTGGATCCTGTTCACCGAGGACACGCCCACCGCCCCCGTTTATGCCGGCCTGACCCCGGCGCAAACCCGTGAAGCGCTAAAGCGCAAACAGGAGCCCAGCTACCAGGGCACGTTCATGGGCGCCCGACGGTACGTGCTGCATACCTTCATGCACTCGCAAAGCGCACAGATGCGCAAGCGCGTGGCTCAATACATGCGCCCCAGCCCCTGCCCGCTGTGCCAGGGCAAACGCCTGAAACGCGAAGCGCTGGGCGTGACCTTTGCCGGGCTGGATATCGCCGAGCTGTCGCACCTGTCATTGCAAGCGCTGGCCGAGGTATTTCGCAAGGTGGCAGCAGCGGGCTACCTGACACACCAGCAAGACGAGCTGACCCTGGAAAAGCGCCTGGCAGCCCAACGCATCGCAAACGAGTTGCTCGAACGCATCGATACCCTGCTCGACCTTGGCCTCGGCTACCTGGCCCTGGAGCGCAGCACCCCGACCTTGTCTTCTGGTGAACTGCAACGCCTGCGCCTGGCCACCCAGCTGAATTCGCAGCTGTTCGGCGTGATCTACGTACTCGACGAGCCTTCGGCCGGCTTGCACCCTGCCGACAGCGAAGCGCTGTTCGAAGCCCTGCAGCGCCTGAAGCACGCGGGCAACTCGGTGTATGTGGTGGAGCACGACCTGGACACCATGCGCCGCGCCGACTGGCTGGTGGATGTAGGGCCAGCTGCCGGCGAGCATGGCGGCACCATTCTCTACAGCGGCCCGCCCGCAGGCCTGGCCGAGGTCGAGCCGTCGCGCACCCGCGCCTACCTGTTCAGTGCCCCGGCCCGGACCACGCGTGAACCCCGGCAGGCCCGCGACTGGCTGAAGCTTGAAGGCATCACCCGCAACAACCTGCACAACGTCAGCGCCGCCTTCCCGCTTGGCTGCTTTACCGCCGTCACCGGTATTTCCGGCTCGGGCAAGTCCAGCCTGGTCAGCCAGGCCCTGCTGGAACTGGTGGGCGCGCACCTGGGCCATGCCGAGCAGCGCAGCGAAGCCGAAGAGCAAAGCCTGGAAGACGCACCTGAACTGGCCAGCAGCGGCCATGTGAGTGCGGGCCTTGGCAGCATCAAGCGCCTGGTGCAGGTCGACCAGAAACCGATCGGCCGCACGCCACGCTCCAACCTGGCTACCTACACGGGCCTGTTCGACCATGTGCGCAAGCTGTTCGCTGCCACAGACCAGGCCAAGGCCAAGGGCTTCGACGCCGGGCGCTTTTCCTTCAATGTTGCCAAGGGCCGTTGCGCCAACTGCGAGGGCGAAGGTTTCGTCAGCGTCGAGCTGCTGTTCATGCCCAGTGTCTACGCACCTTGCCCCACCTGTCATGGCGCCCGCTACAACCCCGAAACCCTGGCGGTGAGCTGGCAAGGCATGAACATCGCCCAAGTGCTGCAACTGACGGTCGACCAGGCCCTGCAGGTATTTGCCGAACAGCCCCCGGCGCGCCGGTGCTTGCAAGTGCTTCAGGATATCGGCTTGGGCTACCTGCGCCTGGGCCAACCGGCCACCGAACTGTCCGGTGGCGAAGCGCAGCGCATCAAGCTGGCCACCGAACTGCAGCGCACGGCCCGTGGGGCAACCCTGTACGTGCTGGATGAGCCCACCAATGGCTTGCACCCGCAAGACATCGACCGGCTGCTGGTGCAATTGAACCGCCTGGTCGAAGCCGGGCACAGCGTGGTGGTGGTCGAACATGACATGCGCGTGGTGGCGCAGAGCGACTGGGTGATCGACATCGGGCCAGGGGCCGGAGACGCCGGGGGCAAAGTAGTGGTCAGCGGGCCGCCCAAGGTTGTGGCCGCGTGTGCCGACAGCCGCACAGCGGCGTTCTTGGCCAAAGCCTTGTAG